CCCGCAAACCAGACGGTAGAATGGTTAAAATCTCCGCATCCACGCCGGGAGCGGAAGGATCCCTGACAGATCGGTTCCGACAGATCGCGTCAGTCGACCGCCTCGACCGCCGCCTCGACGACGCCGGCGACCTCCTCGACGAACGGGTCGACCTCGTCGTGTTCCGCGTACACGCGCACGTACGGCTCGGTGCCGGAGGGGCGAACGAGCGTCCACGAGCCGTCGCCGAAGGAGAGCCGGACGCCGTACTCCGAGTCCACCTCGGCGCCGGGGAACGCCGCCGGAAGCGTCTCCGCGAGCCGCTCCATGGCGGCGGCCTTGTCGTCGTCGGGGCACTCGACGCTGACCTTCCGGTACGGGCGCTCGGTGACGGGCTCACGCAGGCCGTCGAGCCCCTCGTCGGCGACGAGCCGCGTGAACACCGCCGCGCTGGCGACGGCGTCGATCCAGTCGCCGAAGGCGGTGTGGACGTGCTTCCACGGCTCGGCCGCGAAGACCACGTCGCCGCCGGCGTCGCGGGCGGCGGCGATACCGTCGTGGAGGTAGCCGAGCGCCACGCGCTCGACGCGTCCGCCGGCGGCCTCGACGCGTTCGTCGATCCGGCCCGACGCGTTCGGCGTCGTCACGACGACCGGATCGGCCGCGTCGCTCGCGCGGACGTAGCGCTCGGCGAGGATCGCCAGCACCGTGTCCTCGTGGACGACCTCGCCGTCGCCGTCGACGACGACGATCCGGTCGGAGTCCCCGTCGTGGCCGATCCCGAAGTCCGCGGCCCCCTCGCGAACGAACTCGCGGAGGTCCGCCAGCGACTCGGGCGTCGGCTTCGACTCGCGGCCGGGGAAGTGGCCGTCGACAGTCGCGTTGAGCGTCACCACGTCGGCGCCCAGCTCCCGGAGCACCTGGGGGGTCGCGACCGCGGACATCCCGTTGCCGCAGTCGACGGCGACGCGGACGCCCTCGGGGTCCGCGCCGAACGCCCGGGCGTACTCGACGACGGCCGAGCGGTACGCGTCGAGCACGCCCTCGTCGGCGCCGTCGCCCCACTCGTCCCAGTCGGCCGGCGAGACATCGGCGCCGACGCGCTCCTCGACGGCCGTCTCGGCCGCCTCGCCGTGCTCGACGCCGTCGACGAACGCCTTGACGCCGTTGTCGGTCGGCGGGTTGTGCGAGGCGGTGAGCATCACGCCGCGGCGCCCGCGCGAGGCGAACGCCAGAGCCGGCGTCGGCACCTGACCGAGCCGGCGCACCTCCGCGCCCGCCGACTCCAGGCCCGCCTCGGCGGCGGCCGCCAGGGCGGGTCCGGTGACGCGACCGTCCCGTCCGACGACGAACTCCCGGTCGCCGGCCTCGCGGGCGTGGTCGCCGAGCGCCCGCGCCACG
This genomic stretch from Halobaculum roseum harbors:
- a CDS encoding phosphomannomutase, producing MDLFGTAGIRGSATERVTPGLVLDVARALGDHAREAGDREFVVGRDGRVTGPALAAAAEAGLESAGAEVRRLGQVPTPALAFASRGRRGVMLTASHNPPTDNGVKAFVDGVEHGEAAETAVEERVGADVSPADWDEWGDGADEGVLDAYRSAVVEYARAFGADPEGVRVAVDCGNGMSAVATPQVLRELGADVVTLNATVDGHFPGRESKPTPESLADLREFVREGAADFGIGHDGDSDRIVVVDGDGEVVHEDTVLAILAERYVRASDAADPVVVTTPNASGRIDERVEAAGGRVERVALGYLHDGIAAARDAGGDVVFAAEPWKHVHTAFGDWIDAVASAAVFTRLVADEGLDGLREPVTERPYRKVSVECPDDDKAAAMERLAETLPAAFPGAEVDSEYGVRLSFGDGSWTLVRPSGTEPYVRVYAEHDEVDPFVEEVAGVVEAAVEAVD